A portion of the Oryzias melastigma strain HK-1 linkage group LG1, ASM292280v2, whole genome shotgun sequence genome contains these proteins:
- the LOC112157557 gene encoding retinal cone rhodopsin-sensitive cGMP 3',5'-cyclic phosphodiesterase subunit gamma — protein sequence MADVATPADRKAPPKFKQRTTRTFKSKAPKPGQKGFGDDIPGMEGLGTDITVVCPWEAFGDMELSDLAKFGIV from the exons ATGGCAGATGTTGCAACTCCCGCTGACAGGAAGGCCCCTCCTAAATTCAAGCAGAGGACAACCCGCACCTTCAAGAGCAAGGCGCCCAAACCTGGACAGAAAGG attcggAGACGACATTCCCGGCATGGAGGGCCTGGGCACAGACATCACGGTGGTTTGCCCATGGGAAGCCTTCGGGGACATGGAGCTCAGCGACCTGGCCAAATTTGGAATTGTTTAG
- the LOC112157556 gene encoding retinal cone rhodopsin-sensitive cGMP 3',5'-cyclic phosphodiesterase subunit gamma translates to MADAAVPTPADKKAPPKFKQRTTRTFKSKAPKPGQKGFGDDIPGMEGLGTDITVVCPWEAFGDMELSDLAKFGIV, encoded by the exons ATGGCAGACGCAGCCGTTCCAACACCCGCCGATAAGAAGGCGCCCCCCAAGTTCAAGCAGAGGACCACTCGTACCTTCAAGAGCAAGGCCCCTAAACCCGGACAGAAAGG ATTCGGAGACGACATTCCCGGCATGGAGGGCCTGGGGACAGACATCACGGTGGTTTGCCCGTGGGAAGCCTTCGGGGACATGGAGCTCAGCGACCTGGCGAAATTTGGAATCGTCTAG